Proteins co-encoded in one Salvia splendens isolate huo1 chromosome 4, SspV2, whole genome shotgun sequence genomic window:
- the LOC121800104 gene encoding cyclin-dependent kinase F-1-like yields MEEEPPPSKSWSIHTRRDITAKYEILERVGSGAYSDVYKARRRSDSAAVALKEIHDYQSAFREIEALQTLHNCPNVVLLHEYFCSDDEDAVLVLEYLPTDLAAVVSSAKKDWEGGITVGEVKRWMVQILRGVDACHSNSIVHRDLKPSNLLISADGILKIADFGQARILLAPGFLDEGAYDQFAEQPSSNQAAFPQSSENADRLDSQFPREHVEKSSEKGTAEPEDLRMGEFPNDGDEESVTVDGAASCLATCTTSDLEDPFHSYSYEAENGRVDDNGSLTSCVGTRWFRAPELLYGSTNYGLEVDLWSLGCIFGELLSLEPLFPGASDIDQLGKIFSILGNLTEEAWPGCVHLPDYNIISFGEVEKPSGLEACLANRSPDEILLIRKLLSYDPASRATAMELLHDKYLNEEPLPVPVSDLRVPSKHGSADEGSWNESDSDFEDFGPSLVTGTKNGFSIRFS; encoded by the exons ATGGAGGAGGAGCCGCCGCCGTCGAAGAGCTGGAGCATCCACACGCGCCGCGATATCACCGCCAAGTACGAGATCCTCGAGCGCGTGGGCTCCGGCGCCTACTCCGACGTCTACAAGGCCCGCCGCCGCAGCGactccgccgccgtcgccctcaAGGAGATCCACGACTACCAGTCCGCCTTCCGCGAGATCGAGGCCCTCCAGACCCTCCACAACTGCCCCAACGTCGTCCTCCTTCACGAGTACTTCTGCAGCGACGACGAGGACGCCGTTCTCGTGCTCGAGTACCTCCCCACCGATCTCGCCGCAGTCGTCAGCTCCGCCAAGAAGGACTGGGAGGGAGGGATCACCGTCGGAGAGGTCAAGCGCTGGATGGTGCAGATTTTGCGCGGCGTCGACGCCTGCCACAGCAATTCCATTGTTCATAGGGATTTGAAGCCCTCCAATTTGCTGATTTCCGCCGACGGAATCCTCAAAATCGCCGATTTTGGCCAG GCTAGGATACTTCTTGCTCCTGGATTTCTTGATGAGGGCGCTTATGATCAGTTCGCCGAGCAGCCTTCATCAAATCAAGCAGCTTTTCCTCAATCGTCAGAAAACGCTGACCGATTAGACAGTCAGTTTCCTCGAGAGCATGTGGAAAAGAGCAGTGAAAAGGGGACTGCAGAGCCAGAAGACCTCAGAATGGGTGAGTTTCCCAATGATGGTGACGAAGAAAGTGTAACTGTCGATGGAGCTGCTTCCTGTCTTGCTACATGCACGACAAGTGATCTCGAAGATCCTTTCCATTCTTATTCTTATGAAGCTGAGAATGGACGAGTTGATGACAATGGTTCCCTTACCTCCTGTGTTGGAACCCGGTGGTTTAGAGCCCCTGAGCTACTTTATGGCTCTACAAATTATGGGCTGGAGGTTGATCTGTGGTCACTCGGCTGTATTTTTGGTGAGCTTCTGAGCCTCGAACCATTATTCCCAGGCGCTTCGGATATTGATCAGTTGGGCAAAATCTTTAGCATTTTGGGTAACTTGACCGAAGAGGCATGGCCTGGTTGTGTACATCTCCCAGACTACAATATAATCTCGTTTGGTGAAGTTGAAAAACCCAGTGGTTTAGAAGCGTGCCTCGCTAATCGATCTCCTGATGAGATTCTTCTCATAAGGAAGCTGTTGAGTTACGACCCAGCTAGCAGGGCAACCGCGATGGAATTGCTTCACGATAAGTATTTGAACGAAGAACCTTTACCGGTTCCTGTATCCGATTTGAGGGTTCCCTCCAAACATGGGAGTGCTGATGAGGGTTCCTGGAATGAATCGGATTCGGATTTTGAGGATTTTGGCCCGTCGCTCGTCACTGGCACAAAAAACGGCTTCTCTATTCGCTTCTCTTGA